A region of Triplophysa rosa linkage group LG16, Trosa_1v2, whole genome shotgun sequence DNA encodes the following proteins:
- the zbtb22b gene encoding zinc finger and BTB domain-containing protein 22b, which translates to MQSVTVEQDYGDPSGSVVQVCFPSVQTSVLDSLNRQREEGHLCDLSIHVQGQVFKAHRCVLAASSPYFHDQVLLKNMSTVSIPAAMDPLAFESVLNCAYTGQLRMLRDDIVNYLTVGSVLQMWHIVDKCTELLREARGGSSGPQGTGEKTNAGLGGCANKVSQAEREDALSSPQPPNRPSFSESQSPSSTNYFSPREANFGGGTVTTGAVGESVVHSTPTYCTPSGGEEGFLMEEEEDDELLFSRNREREGGKRKNSTSVSDQEVGVSDSFGVSSYQGGDATPPQRRPSYSQPSIMPRKQWVVVKTENSRDDDLIVVSGEEGGEDEEEREMETVRERDRAFNISNVRTLSGLREQAEMEAQGDYCQSSEDYLKYERGLMDQTSSHHHPAETPSQCTSRAVSALLSSVQSTSARAQLFPLDMQGNQIFLYNQAALESTSPLGHAGGIPMKSSLEHGAVPLPGQSALGSGIEGLDGGGAGGPGKVFMCHCGKTFTHKSMRDRHVNMHLDLRPFHCPVCSKKFKMKHHLTEHMKTHTGLKPYDCHACGKKFMWRDSFMRHRSHCERRSLGAKSADGSIVSPPHHLKLQTSVGEISQSRSAASGQHTISSSGVSCLGMAAAGSFLGMGSQSVVHSLGSVGRVEEMCEGDVDESSVT; encoded by the exons ATGCAGTCGGTCACAGTGGAGCAAGACTATGGTGACCCGTCAGGTTCAGTGGTGCAGGTGTGTTTTCCCAGCGTGCAGACATCGGTTCTGGACAGCTTGAATCGTCAGCGTGAGGAGGGTCATCTCTGTGACCTCTCCATCCATGTGCAGGGTCAGGTGTTTAAAGCCCACAGATGTGTACTGGCTGCATCATCACCTTACTTCCATGATCAG GTGCTGCTGAAGAACATGTCCACTGTCTCCATCCCAGCCGCCATGGACCCGCTGGCGTTCGAAAGCGTCCTAAATTGTGCTTACACAGGACAGCTGCGGATGCTTCGTGATGACATCGTGAACTACCTCACCGTCGGCAGCGTGCTTCAGATGTGGCACATCGTGGACAAATGCACCGAGCTTCTCCGAGAAGCGCGGGGAGGTTCAAGTGGACCTCAGGGAACGGGAGAAAAGACCAACGCCGGGCTCGGCGGCTGTGCCAACAAGGTGTCCCAAGCAGAAAGAGAAGATGCACTTTCTTCTCCTCAACCTCCAAACCGACCATCATTCAGCGAGAGCCAATCTCCCAGCAGCACCAATTACTTCAGTCCTAGAGAGGCAAACTTCGGAGGGGGCACGGTGACCACCGGGGCAGTTGGGGAAAGCGTGGTCCACTCCACTCCCACCTACTGCACCCCCTCCGGTGGGGAGGAGGGTTTTCTGATggaagaagaggaagatgatgaGCTTTTGTTTTCCAGGAATAGAGAGCGGGAAGGTGGGAAGCGCAAGAATTCAACCTCCGTCTCAGATCAAGAGGTCGGGGTGAGCGACAGTTTTGGAGTTTCCTCTTATCAGGGTGGAGATGCCACACCGCCCCAGAGGCGCCCGTCGTATAGTCAACCGAGCATCATGCCAAGAAAACAGTGGGTGGTGGTAAAGACGGAGAACTCGAGAGATGATGACCTCATCGTGGTGTCAGGAGAGGAAGGAGGTGAGGATGAAGAGGAACGAGAGATGGAGAcggtcagagagagagacagggcgTTTAATATATCAAATGTACGGACGCTATCGGGACTGAGGGAACAGGCCGAAATGGAGGCACAG GGTGACTATTGCCAGTCTTCAGAAGACTACCTCAAGTATGAGAGGGGTTTGATGGACCAGACGTCCTCTCATCATCACCCCGCTGAGACTCCCAGTCAATGTACCAGCAGGGCCGTTTCTGCTCTGCTCAGTTCAGTCCAGTCCACTTCTGCCAGAGCTCAACTCTTTCCTCTGGATATGCAAGGAaaccagattttcctgtacaaTCAGGCTGCCCTCGAATCCACCTCTCCATTGGGTCACGCAGGAGGAATACCTATGAAAAGCAGTCTTGAACACGGAGCGGTCCCTTTACCCGGGCAAAGCGCTTTGGGCAGCGGCATAGAAGGACTGGACGGCGGAGGGGCCGGCGGTCCCGGCAAGGTCTTCATGTGTCACTGCGGCAAAACGTTCACGCACAAAAGCATGCGGGACCGGCACGTCAACATGCACCTGGACCTGCGGCCCTTTCACTGCCCCGTCTGCTCCAAGAAGTTTAAGATGAAGCATCACCTCACGGAACACATGAAGACCCACACGGGTCTGAAACCGTACGACTGTCACGCCTGCGGGAAGAAGTTCATGTGGCGTGATAGTTTTATGAGGCATCGCTCGCACTGTGAGAGGCGCAGCTTGGGCGCCAAGAGTGCTGACGGCTCGATCGTCTCTCCGCCACATCATCTGAAGCTCCAGACCTCAGTCGGTGAGATCAGTCAGAGCAGAAGCGCGGCCTCGGGTCAACATACCATTAGCAGCAGTGGGGTCTCGTGTCTCGGCATGGCGGCGGCCGGGTCTTTCCTAGGAATGGGTTCACAAAGTGTGGTGCACAGCCTCGGTTCCGTTGGGCGTGTGGAGGAAATGTGTGAGGGGGATGTCGATGAAAGCAGTGTCACATAA
- the kifc1 gene encoding kinesin-like protein KIFC1, which yields MNKENTTSRLPVMSGKRAHTNSMDGEQQQPAQKKMRKVDAEPPQRFKPASVVPPRRPVPVKAAVKPLRPTGAATVAVAPSRGDQKRPIAAVAKVTTGMSRRPGWDLKGKVSDMEAKVQNYQSRVKSINHENDTLKESINKVHKREAEIKEENNALKIRLRNCEEELVKLATVRDDLEQTSKERDDFQKNLNRLTEEHKVLEGLRDHLESELRNVQTQLSIQTSALSRCQDGLKESQEMVRNLEEIVARQREELHLGEMERRKLHNTIQELKGNIRVFCRVRPLLNSNQSDILHIQLPAHDNKSLTLAKMEESHTGRTTDTQKSYNFSFDRVFGPRTAQNDVFEEISLLVQSALDGYNVCCFAYGQTGSGKTFTMEGGDLEDSWGVIPRAVKQIFKSAKALGEQGWKYTFTASFVEIYNETLRDLLYTGKPNKRPEHEIRKVSNTEITVTNLTYQKVNNEDEVHNLIMLANQNRSTARTCMNDHSSRSHSVFQLDIEGENVVRDTKCKSILCLVDLAGSERVQKSQSQGERFKEMTAINSSLTNLGIVIAALANKDSFVPYRNSKLTYLLQNCLGGNSKTLMFVNISPEEESFSESLNSLRFASKVNDCVIGTASANRK from the exons ATGAACAAAGAG aatacAACATCCCGCCTCCCAGTTATGTCTGGGAAACGTGCACACACCAATAGCATGGATGGGGAGCAACAACAGCCTGCACAG AAGAAAATGCGTAAGGTGGACGCAGAGCCACCTCAGAGGTTCAAACCCGCTAGTGTTGTGCCTCCTAGACGACCTGTGCCGGTCAAAGCTGCTG TCAAACCTCTTCGTCCAACTGGAGCTGCAACAGTGGCTGTTGCCCCATCAAGAG GTGACCAAAAAAGACCAATCGCAGCAGTTGCCAAAG TAACTACAGGTATGTCCCGAAGGCCAGGTTGGGACCTGAAGGGCAAAGTCAGTGACATGGAGGCCAAGGTCCAGAATTATCAGAGCAGAGTAAAATCTATAAATCATGAGAACGATACTCTGAAAGAATCCATAAACAAAGTTCACAAACGTGAAGCTGAAATTAAAGAGGAGAACAATGCTCTCAAAATACGCCTCAG GAACTGTGAAGAAGAGCTGGTCAAGTTGGCGACTGTGAGAGATGATCTGGAGCAGACCTCAAAAGAGAGAGATGATTTCCAAAAAAATCTCAACAGGCTAACTGAGGAGCACAAGGTTTTGGAGGGACTCAGGGACCATCTGGAGTCTGAGCTCCGTAATGTACAG ACTCAGCTCTCCATTCAGACCTCTGCACTGAGCCGGTGTCAGGACGGTTTGAAGGAGAGTCAGGAGATGGTCAGGAACCTTGAAGAGATAGTGGCCCGTCAACGAGAAGAGCTTCATCTTGGAGAAATGGAGCGTAGGAAACTCCACAACACCATTCAGGAACTGAAA GGCAACATCAGAGTCTTTTGTAGGGTCCGCCCACTTCTGAACAGCAATCAGTCTGATATTCTGCATATCCAGTTGCCGGCCCATGACAACAAATCTCTCACGCTTGCCAAAATGGAGGAG TCGCACACCGGTCGCACGACTGACACACAGAAAAGCTATAACTTCAGCTTCGACCGTGTGTTTGGGCCACGCACTGCTCAAAACGATGTTTTCGAAGAGATTTCCCTGCTGGTGCAGTCGGCTTTGGACGGGTACAACGTTTGTTGCTTTGCTTATGGACAGACCGGCAGTGGTAAGACTTTCACCATGGAAGGAGGCGATCTGGAGGATTCGTGGGGGGTTATTCCTCGTGCTGTCAAGCAGATATTTAAGTCTGCCAAAGCGCTCGGTGAGCAAGGGTGGAAG TACACCTTTACCGCCAGCTTTGTGGAGATCTACAACGAGACCCTTCGAGATCTTCTGTACACTGGAAAACCAAACAAGAGACCTGAACATGAGATCAGGAAGGTGTCCAACACGGAGATCACAGTTACCAACCTGACCTACCAAAAAGTCAACAATGAAGATGAG GTGCACAACTTGATCATGTTGGCAAACCAGAACCGCTCGACTGCCCGCACCTGCATGAACGATCACTCCTCTCGTTCTCACTCTGTGTTCCAGCTAGACATAGAGGGAGAGAACGTTGTTCGAGACACCAAATGCAAGT CCATACTGTGTCTGGTGGATCTGGCCGGTAGTGAACGAGTGCAGAAGAGTCAGTCACAAGGAGAACGCTTTAAAGAAATGACAGCCATCAACTCTTCCCTCACTAACCTGGGGATTGTGATTGCAGCTTTGGCCAACAAG GACAGCTTTGTTCCCTATCGTAACTCAAAGCTCACCTACCTTCTGCAGAACTGCCTTGGAGGCAACAGCAAAAC tTTGATGTTTGTCAATATATCACCTGAGGAAGAGAGCTTCAGTGAGAGTCTGAATTCTCTGCGCTTTGCCAGCAAG GTAAACGACTGTGTCATTGGAACAGCCTCTGCTAATCGAAAGTAG